A window from Mixophyes fleayi isolate aMixFle1 chromosome 12, aMixFle1.hap1, whole genome shotgun sequence encodes these proteins:
- the SPC25 gene encoding kinetochore protein Spc25, with product MATVKIDEEQVLYACMQDFRSRFISQSNEETDIKEIKELYKESLKDLMDAWAKKYRDEELMVERVLQFRNEIAIQNKRIQEKQDDILREIAQLKGNEKRSAEINDHIQELRKEVNQKRELAVANRKANKDKLKELHKSASLFKDRLKLEIRKLQGDRLQFVFRCINPKDMDEPYACIVYFNEEGEYQLTGCDPPLECIAEYQKKVQETKNFSALLANLRKSFAALCTQVK from the exons ATGGCTACTGTAAAGATCGATGAGGAGCAGGTCCTCTACGCCTGCATGCAGGATTTCCGATCGCGTTTCATCAGTCAGAGCAACGAGGAGACCGATATCAAGGAAATAAAGGAATTGTACAAAGAGTCTCTGAAAGACCTTATGG aTGCTTGGGCTAAAAAATATAGAGACGAAGAACTGATGGTCGAGAGAGTTTTACAATTCAGGAATG AAATTGCGATACAGAACAAGCGCATTCAGGAGAAACAAGATGATATCCTAAGGGAGATTGCCCAGCTTAAGGGCAATGAGAAGCGCAGTGCGGAGATTAATGATCACATCCAGGAATTACGGAAAGAAGTAAATCAGAAGAGGGAAC TTGCCGTGGCGAACAGGAAAGCCAATAAGGACAAACTAAAGGAACTGCACAAATCTGCATCGTTATTTAAGGATCGTCTCAAGCTGGAAATACGGAAGTTGCAAG GTGATAGATTGCAGTTTGTCTTCAGGTGCATTAACCCCAAGGACATGGACGAGCCCTATGCCTGCATCGTGTACTTTAATGAGGAAGGAGAATATCAAC TCACAGGCTGTGATCCGCCGCTTGAGTGTATTGCAGAATACCAGAAGAAAGTGCAGGAAACAAAGAACTTCTCAGCTCTACTCGCCAACCTGCGCAAATCCTTTGCCGCTTTATGTACTCAAGTAAAATGA